Proteins from one Falco naumanni isolate bFalNau1 chromosome 2, bFalNau1.pat, whole genome shotgun sequence genomic window:
- the LIG4 gene encoding DNA ligase 4 produces the protein MASAPASQPSPKKTVASHVPFADLCSTLERIQQCKSRPEKTKYFKDFLDSWRKFHDALHQNEKDVTDSFYPAMRLILPHLERERMAYGIKETMLAKLYIELLNLPKDGKDAAKLLNYRTPAGSRVDAGDFAMIAYFVLKPRSPKQGRLTIEQVNEHLDTIANNNAAKNKGLLKKSLLQLITQSTALEQKWLIRMIIKDLKLGVSQQTIFSIFHPDAVELHNVTTDLEKVCRQLHDPSVSLSDVSITLFSAFKPMLAAIADVQQIEKQMNNQLFYIETKLDGERMQMHKDGDVYKYFSRNGFDYTQQFGASPLDGSLTPFIHKIFKSNIQNCILDGEMMAYNPETQTFMQKGNKFDIKRMMEDSDLQTCFCVFDVLMVNDEKLGHEVLSKRYEILSSVFTPVTGRIHVVHKKSARTRKEVIDALNEAIDNREEGIMVKDPMSTYKPDKRGEGWLKIKPEYVNGLMDELDLLIVGGYWGTGARGGMMSHFLCAIAETPPPNEKPSIFHSICRVGSGYTMKELHDLGLKLAKHWKPYHRRDPPCNILCGTEKPEMYIEPCNSVIVQIKAAEIVTSDMYKTECTLRFPRIEKIREDKEWYECMTSDMLEDLRRKAEGKLASKHLHIDDYNKPQEKKRKTVSKVRKIIGIAEQFKAPDLSSVNKVSSVFEDIEFCVMTGTGKYSKSELESRIAECGGSVVQNPGLDTYCVIVGTENVRVKNIIASNKYDVVRAEWILQCLQHKMLVPWQPAFMIHMSPDTKEDFAREYDCYGDSYTADTDVAQLKEVFSRMKDNKMMLLEKIAELEERYSWNSCQLSIFRGNRIYVDFYAVVNEPGTKIHGTALSIRALELRFYGAKVVPHLEEGVSHVVIGEDHSRVEEMKALRRTFGKKFKIVSELWVIQSVEEGVPKNENQYLI, from the coding sequence ATGGCTTCCGCACCTGCTTCGCAACCCTCTCCTAAAAAAACAGTGGCTTCTCACGTGCCTTTTGCGGATTTGTGTTCTACTCTAGAGCGAATACAGCAATGTAAATCTCgcccagagaaaacaaaatatttcaaggaTTTCCTGGATTCCTGGAGAAAATTCCATGATGCTCTTCACCAAAATGAGAAAGATGTCACAGATTCTTTTTACCCAGCAATGCGACTTATTCTTCCACacttggaaagagaaaggatgGCATACGGGATTAAAGAAACTATGCTTGCGAAGCTGTATATTGAACTGCTTAATTTAccaaaagatggaaaagatgctgcaaagcttttaaattacagaaCACCTGCTGGCTCACGTGTAGATGCTGGAGATTTTGCAATGATTGCGTACTTCGTATTAAAACCTAGGAGCCCAAAACAAGGCAGACTGACAATAGAACAAGTCAATGAACACTTAGACACAATAGCTAACAATAATGCTGCTAAAAACAAGGGTCTGTTAAAGAAAAGTCTTCTTCAGTTAATTACCCAGAGCACAGCACTGGAACAAAAATGGCTCATCCGGATGATTATAAAGGATCTAAAGCTTGGTGTTAGTCAACAAactatattttccatttttcatccTGATGCTGTTGAATTACACAATGTCACAACTGATTTGGAAAAAGTTTGCAGACAACTGCATGATCCCTCTGTCTCACTTAGTGATGTTTCTATCACgttgttttctgcctttaaacCAATGCTTGCTGCAATTGCTGATGTCCAGCAAATTGAGAAACAAATGAATAACCAGCTGTTCTACATAGAAACTAAGCTGGATGGTGAACGTATGCAGATGCACAAAGATGGAgatgtgtataaatatttttcccgAAATGGGTTTGACTATACTCAGCAGTTTGGCGCCTCCCCCCTTGATGGTTCATTAACGCCATTTATTCATAAGATATTTAAGAGCAATATACAGAATTGCATTCTCGATGGTGAAATGATGGCTTACAATCCTGAGACACAAACCTTTATGCAAAAAGGGAACAAGTTTGACATAAAAAGAATGATGGAGGACTCTGATCTGCAGACCTGCTTCTGTGTGTTTGATGTATTGATGGTTAATGATGAGAAGTTGGGGCATGAAGTACTAAGCAAAAGATACGAAATCTTAAGTAGCGTATTTACCCCAGTAACGGGCAGGATACATGTTGTACATAAAAAAAGTGccagaacaagaaaagaagtaaTTGATGCTTTAAATGAAGCAATAGATAATAGAGAGGAAGGGATTATGGTGAAAGATCCCATGTCCACCTACAAGCCTGACAAACGTGGGGAAGGCTGGTTAAAAATCAAGCCGGAATATGTCAATGGGTTGATGGATGAACTAGACCTTTTAATTGTTGGTGGTTACTGGGGGACGGGCGCACGTGGTGGAATGATGTCTCATTTTCTGTGCGCTATTGCAGAAACACCCCCTCCAAATGAAAAACCTTCCATTTTCCACTCTATTTGTCGTGTTGGCTCTGGCTATACTATGAAGGAATTGCATGATCTGGGTTTGAAACTGGCTAAACACTGGAAGCCCTACCATAGGAGGGATCCTCCCTGTAACATTTTGTGTGGAActgaaaaacctgaaatgtaCATTGAACCTTGCAACTCTGTCATAGTTCAGATCAAGGCAGCCGAGATTGTTACCAGTGATATGTACAAAACTGAGTGCACTTTGAGATTCCCCCGGATTGAGAAGATAAGAGAGGACAAAGAATGGTATGAGTGCATGACTTCAGACATGTTAGAAGACCTCAGACgcaaagcagaagggaagctGGCATCTAAGCACCTTCATATAGATGATTATAATAAgccacaagagaaaaaaaggaaaactgtatcAAAGGTGAGGAAGATAATTGGAATAGCCGAGCAATTTAAAGCTCCTGATCTTTCTAGTGTAAACAAGGTTTCAAGTGTATTTGAAGATATTGAGTTTTGTGTTATGACAGGAACGGGAAAATACTCAAAGTCTGAACTGGAAAGCAGAATAGCCGAATGTGGTGGCAGTGTGGTACAGAACCCAGGGCTGGATACTTACTGTGTCATTGTAGGAACTGAGAAtgtcagagtgaaaaacatcaTTGCTTCCAACAAATACGATGTGGTGAGGGCAGAGTGGATCCTTCAGTGTTTACAACACAAAATGCTGGTGCCTTGGCAGCCAGCCTTTATGATTCACATGTCTCCTGACACAAAAGAAGATTTTGCTCGTGAGTATGATTGTTACGGAGACAGCTACACAGCAGACACAGATGTTGCACAACTGAAGGAAGTGTTCTCAAGAATGAAAGACAATAAGATGATGCTTTTGGAGAAGATTGCAGAATTAGAAGAGCGTTATTCATGGAACAGCTGTCAGCTCAGTATATTCAGAGGAAACCGTATTTATGTGGACTTTTATGCTGTTGTTAATGAGCCCGGAACAAAAATCCATGGAACAGCACTATCAATTAGAGCTTTGGAGCTCCGTTTTTATGGTGCAAAAGTAGTTCCTCACCTTGAAGAGGGTGTCTCACATGTTGTTATAGGAGAAGATCATTCCCGGGTAGAAGAGATGAAAGCACTCAGGAGaacatttgggaaaaaatttaaaattgtatcTGAGCTGTGGGTAATACAGTCAGTGGAGGAGGGAGTTCCAAAGAATGAAAACCAGTACTTGATTTAA
- the ABHD13 gene encoding protein ABHD13 codes for MEKSWILWTFVKRWLLALASWSWSLCRICLLPLIVTFHLYGGIILLILIFVSIAGILYKFQDVLLYFPEQPSSSRLYVPMPTGIPHENIFIKTKDGVLLNLILLRYTGDNAAYSPTIIYFHGNAGNIGHRLPNALLMLVNLKVNLILVDYRGYGKSEGEASEEGLYLDSEAVLDYVMTRSDLDKTKIFLFGRSLGGAVAIHLASENSHRISAIVVENTFLSIPYMASTLFSFFPMRYLPLWCYKNKFLSYRKISQCRMPSLFISGLSDQLIPPVMMKQLYELSPARTKRLAIFPDGTHNDTWQCQGYFTALEQFIKEVIKSHSPEEMAKTSSNVTII; via the coding sequence ATGGAAAAGTCATGGATACTTTGGACCTTTGTTAAAAGATGGCTACTAGCTTTGGCTTCCTGGTCTTGGAGTCTCTGCCGCATTTGTCTTCTACCCTTGATAGTAACTTTTCACTTGTATGGAGGCATTATACTACTTATATTAATATTTGTATCAATAGCGGGTATATTATATAAATTCCAGGATGTGCTGCTTTACTTTCCTGAACAGCCCTCTTCATCGCGCCTTTATGTTCCTATGCCTACTGGTATACCACATGAAAATATCTTCATCAAAACCAAAGATGGAGTTCTTCTCAATCTTATTCTGCTGAGATACACAGGGGACAATGCAGCATATTCTCCAACCATCATTTACTTTCATGGGAATGCAGGCAACATCGGCCACAGGTTGCCAAATGCTTTGTTAATGCTGGTAAACCTGAAAGTAAACTTAATTCTTGTCGATTATAGAGGGTATGGAAAAAGTGAAGGAGAAGCAAGTGAAGAAGGTTTGTACTTAGATTCTGAGGCTGTGTTAGACTATGTGATGACTCGATCTGATCttgataaaacaaaaatttttctttttggccgTTCCTTGGGGGGAGCAGTAGCTATTCACTTAGCTTCTGAAAATTCCCATAGGATTTCTGCCATCGTGGTGGAGAACACCTTTCTTAGCATCCCATACATGGCcagcactttgttttctttctttccaatgAGGTATCTTCCTTTATGgtgctacaaaaataaatttctgtccTACAGAAAAATCTCTCAGTGCAGAATGCCTTCTCTTTTCATCTCTGGGTTATCTGACCAGTTAATTCCACCAGTTATGATGAAGCAACTTTATGAATTATCCCCAGCTCGGACTAAGAGATTGGCGATATTTCCTGATGGAACTCATAATGACACTTGGCAGTGCCAGGGTTATTTCACTGCCCTTGAACAGTTCATCAAAGAAGTAATAAAGAGTCACTCCCCTGAAGAAATGGCGAAAACTTCATCTAATGTAACAATAATATAA